Proteins co-encoded in one Papaver somniferum cultivar HN1 chromosome 5, ASM357369v1, whole genome shotgun sequence genomic window:
- the LOC113282392 gene encoding uncharacterized protein LOC113282392 yields the protein PNMKEVVRTEVLKLLDAGIIYPISDSKWVSPFVFDDACLEAFEKLKTLLTTAPIVQAPNWNLPFEIMCDASDYAIGVVLGQRENKLLHVIYYAKFSPDIRDKKGAENVVADHLSRLVVDTLNDSLPIRDNFPDEQLFFVTQLPWYANIVNYLVTGRMPQHWGKQERSRFLAEVKHFFWDDPYLFKYCPDQIIRRCIPESDQSSIISFCHDHAFAVDYVSKWIEAVACKTNDHRVVIDFLKNNILTRFGTPRTIISDGGSHFCNGPFRLLMKKYGITHKVATPYHPQTN from the exons cctaatatgaaagaagttgttcgaaccgaggttctgaagctgttagatgcaggcattatctaccccatttcagacagtaagtgggtcagcccc tttgtctttgatgatgcttgtttagaggctttcgagaagcttaaaactttactcactaccgcccccatagtccaggcacccaactggaacctaccctttgaaatcatgtgcgatgcttcagattatgctattggtgttgtgctaggtcagcgagaaaacaagttacttcatgtaatttactatgcta agttttctccggacattagagacaaaaagggtgcagaaaatgtagtagcagaccacttgtctagacttgttgtggatacccttaatgattcccttcctataagggacaactttcctgatgaacaattgttctttgttacccaattaccttggtatgcgaatatagtgaactatcttgttactggtcgaatgccccaacattggggtaaacaagagcgttctagatttttagctgaggttaagcacttcttttgggatgatccttatttgtttaagtattgtccagaccagattattaggagatgtatacctgagagtgaccagtccagtattatttccttttgtcatgatcatgcgt tcgctgtagactatgtctctaagtggattgaggcggttgcgtgtaaaaccaatgaccatagggttgtgattgatttcttgaaaaataatattcttacacgttttggtacaccgcggactataattagtgatggtgggtcgcacttttgtaatggaccttttaggcttttgatgaagaaatatggtattacacataaggtagctaccccgtatcatccacagactaat